In a single window of the Terriglobus roseus genome:
- a CDS encoding mannose-1-phosphate guanylyltransferase: protein MPNLTDPKAPSLVPVVLAGGSGTRFWPRSRKSRAKQVLPLSGSGDTMIQETVARLRPLAPIEDFLVITNDLLAATIEAQLPEVPKNRLLREPFARNTAPACALAAMIVERTSPETILGVFPSDHVVTDDARFAEVIRAGMQIAAAGENIIVLGAPPTRPETGYGYIKEGAPAEFGGVGIPSRSVERFTEKPQIDRAIEFVADGNYSWNAGIFLWSARTLANAIREHRPAMAAPLERIAAAFGTPQFEAVFAAEFETIENISIDYAVLEPRSAKGAAGHIYCLPADFGWNDLGSWNALHEHAMSKGGSKGHANVVESQSMLHMDAFGNYVFAPGMTVALLGVSDLVVVQTDDALLITTRAHSQEVGRIVSELNKSGRKDLV, encoded by the coding sequence ATGCCAAACCTGACCGATCCAAAGGCACCATCGCTGGTTCCGGTAGTGCTTGCAGGCGGCAGTGGCACGCGTTTCTGGCCGCGCTCTCGTAAGTCGCGCGCCAAACAGGTGTTGCCGCTCTCCGGCAGTGGCGACACCATGATCCAGGAGACCGTCGCGCGTCTGCGACCGCTGGCGCCCATCGAAGACTTCCTGGTCATCACGAACGATCTGCTCGCAGCGACCATCGAAGCGCAGCTGCCCGAAGTTCCGAAGAACCGTCTTCTGCGAGAGCCTTTCGCGCGCAACACCGCGCCCGCGTGCGCATTGGCAGCGATGATCGTAGAGCGTACGTCTCCGGAGACCATACTCGGCGTCTTCCCGTCGGACCACGTCGTCACAGACGACGCGCGCTTCGCGGAGGTGATTCGCGCCGGTATGCAGATTGCAGCCGCAGGCGAAAACATCATCGTGCTGGGCGCGCCGCCCACGCGGCCCGAGACGGGTTATGGCTATATCAAGGAGGGCGCTCCCGCGGAGTTTGGCGGGGTGGGTATCCCTTCCCGGTCGGTGGAGCGATTTACCGAGAAGCCGCAGATCGACCGTGCGATTGAGTTCGTCGCGGATGGTAACTACTCATGGAACGCGGGTATCTTCCTTTGGTCGGCACGGACACTCGCGAACGCCATCCGCGAGCATCGGCCCGCGATGGCTGCTCCGCTCGAGCGCATCGCCGCAGCGTTCGGCACGCCCCAATTTGAAGCGGTCTTCGCTGCAGAATTTGAAACGATTGAGAACATCAGCATCGACTACGCCGTCCTGGAACCGCGATCTGCAAAGGGTGCTGCGGGCCATATCTATTGCCTGCCCGCAGACTTCGGATGGAACGATCTGGGATCGTGGAACGCACTGCATGAGCACGCCATGTCAAAGGGCGGCAGTAAGGGCCACGCCAATGTTGTGGAAAGCCAGAGCATGTTGCACATGGACGCTTTCGGCAACTACGTGTTTGCGCCCGGCATGACGGTTGCGCTGCTCGGTGTCAGCGACCTGGTGGTCGTACAAACGGACGACGCTTTGTTGATCACCACGCGCGCCCACTCGCAGGAGGTTGGCCGCATCGTCAGCGAGCTCAATAAGTCGGGCCGTAAGGACCTGGTGTAG
- a CDS encoding phosphoglucomutase/phosphomannomutase family protein: MSDTTMTSTFTSAVKFGTDGWRGIIADDFTYANVRIAVAAIANYVIAHEDASKGVCIGYDTRFGSPQFARLAAEVLSEAGIPVMLAKDITATPALSYGVRNLGAAGGIMITSSHNPAQWNGVKYKASYGGSGSPGIIKQIEGYLGVALPAAKRPGAITEVDFLPDYIAAVEAFADLPLIAKSGQRFLIDSMFGAGAGVLKGIFERAGVPCVEIRAEHNPLFPGINPEPILPHIALTQKKVVEEKCAAGLITDGDADRIGSVDENGNVVDAHKIFSILVWWLLDRKQWPGDVTRAFNTTKMLDRIAAKYGRKLYEHGIGFKYVCDLMLDENKDILIGGEESGGVGIKKHLPERDGILNALLIANVMAEERKTLGELVAMLQAEFGEHQYGRIDMHINDTLKQSAIKRASSGLTDIAGYKVLKSEDMDGIKFYLENPESFGLKNAAETWLLLRASGTEPLLRVYCESTSQTAVTKILKAAEQFVLEG; encoded by the coding sequence ATGAGCGACACAACAATGACGTCCACATTCACAAGCGCTGTCAAATTCGGTACCGACGGCTGGCGCGGCATCATTGCCGATGACTTTACCTATGCCAACGTACGTATCGCCGTCGCTGCAATTGCGAACTACGTGATCGCGCACGAAGACGCCTCGAAGGGTGTTTGCATTGGTTACGACACGCGCTTCGGGTCGCCGCAGTTTGCGCGGCTGGCGGCGGAGGTTCTCAGCGAAGCAGGCATTCCCGTGATGCTGGCGAAGGACATCACGGCAACGCCGGCTTTGAGCTACGGCGTGCGTAACTTAGGTGCGGCGGGCGGCATCATGATCACGTCGTCGCATAACCCGGCGCAGTGGAATGGCGTGAAGTACAAGGCCAGCTATGGCGGGTCCGGATCGCCGGGCATTATCAAGCAGATTGAGGGCTATCTGGGAGTTGCTCTGCCTGCGGCGAAGAGGCCTGGGGCGATTACGGAAGTCGACTTTCTGCCGGATTACATCGCGGCGGTCGAAGCGTTTGCGGATCTGCCGCTGATTGCCAAGAGCGGCCAGCGATTCCTCATCGACAGCATGTTCGGTGCGGGCGCGGGCGTTCTGAAGGGCATTTTCGAGCGCGCGGGTGTCCCCTGCGTCGAGATTCGTGCAGAGCACAATCCGCTTTTTCCCGGCATCAATCCCGAGCCGATTCTGCCGCACATCGCGCTGACGCAGAAGAAGGTCGTAGAAGAGAAGTGCGCGGCTGGCCTGATCACAGACGGCGATGCGGACCGCATTGGTTCCGTCGATGAGAACGGCAATGTCGTGGATGCGCACAAGATCTTCTCGATCCTGGTGTGGTGGCTGCTGGATCGCAAGCAGTGGCCCGGCGACGTGACGCGCGCCTTCAATACGACGAAGATGCTGGACCGCATTGCAGCGAAGTATGGCCGCAAGCTGTATGAGCATGGGATTGGCTTCAAGTACGTCTGCGACTTGATGCTCGATGAAAACAAGGACATCCTCATTGGCGGCGAGGAGTCGGGCGGCGTCGGCATCAAGAAGCACTTGCCCGAGCGCGACGGCATCCTGAATGCGCTGCTGATTGCGAACGTGATGGCGGAAGAAAGGAAGACGCTCGGCGAGTTGGTCGCCATGCTGCAGGCGGAGTTCGGCGAGCACCAGTATGGCCGCATCGACATGCACATCAACGACACGTTGAAGCAGTCGGCGATCAAGCGTGCGTCGAGCGGCCTCACGGATATCGCCGGGTACAAGGTCCTGAAGTCCGAGGACATGGACGGTATCAAGTTCTATCTTGAGAATCCCGAATCCTTTGGTTTGAAGAACGCCGCTGAAACCTGGCTGCTGCTGCGTGCTTCTGGCACAGAGCCGCTGCTCCGCGTGTACTGTGAGTCCACCTCGCAGACTGCGGTCACGAAGATATTGAAGGCTGCTGAACAGTTTGTACTGGAGGGTTAG
- a CDS encoding HAD-IA family hydrolase: MAAVTTGAKAFLFDLDGVLISSIASATRCWRRWAIMHDVPNAENFVLPHGVPARDIVQMLRPDLDADAGLRIIEDMEIEDVGDIQVLPGVMDLLTKLPQERWAIVTSCTERLLRGRLSAAGLPWPKNLVTADMVTKGKPDPEPYRRGAEMLGFAPEECIVAEDAVVGVKAGLAAGCRVLAVLSSTPRAELKAATWTARSLAVVKVKVQDEGLQVTIPLARKISGAVPAAS, translated from the coding sequence TTGGCTGCTGTAACGACCGGGGCGAAGGCCTTCCTGTTTGACCTGGATGGTGTGCTGATTAGCTCCATCGCAAGTGCCACCCGCTGCTGGCGGCGCTGGGCCATCATGCACGACGTCCCGAACGCTGAGAATTTTGTGTTGCCGCACGGCGTCCCCGCCCGCGACATCGTTCAGATGTTACGACCGGATCTCGATGCCGATGCTGGTCTTCGGATCATTGAAGACATGGAGATCGAGGACGTGGGCGATATCCAGGTGCTGCCCGGCGTGATGGATCTGCTGACCAAGCTGCCGCAGGAGCGCTGGGCGATTGTGACCAGCTGCACGGAGCGCCTGCTGAGGGGCCGGCTGTCTGCCGCGGGCCTGCCGTGGCCGAAGAACCTGGTCACTGCCGACATGGTCACCAAAGGCAAGCCTGACCCGGAACCGTATCGTCGCGGTGCGGAAATGCTCGGGTTCGCTCCGGAGGAGTGCATCGTTGCAGAGGATGCTGTGGTCGGCGTGAAGGCCGGCCTGGCCGCGGGTTGCCGGGTGCTTGCGGTGCTCAGCTCCACGCCTCGTGCGGAGTTGAAAGCTGCAACCTGGACCGCGCGGTCACTGGCCGTGGTGAAGGTTAAGGTTCAGGACGAGGGTCTGCAGGTTACGATCCCTTTGGCTCGGAAGATCTCCGGTGCAGTTCCAGCCGCCTCCTAA
- the kdsB gene encoding 3-deoxy-manno-octulosonate cytidylyltransferase, with product MPTTLGVIPARLASTRLPGKVLRPLLGRPMLQWVVEAAMRCPQLDEVIVATDNEQVAKLCENNGWLCQMTDPDLPSGTDRMRAVALQREAEIYVNIQGDEPLLKPEHIDALLRPFARGPQVECTTVKTACSPENITNPNAVKVVNATDGRALYFSRATIPYDRDAHIAGDLANGKATYWKHLGLYAYRRPALLRFGTLEASPLEQTERLEQLRLLENGLALYVEAVDFDTVGVDTEADIPRVEALLRERFGR from the coding sequence ATGCCCACCACCCTTGGAGTCATCCCCGCCCGTCTCGCCTCCACCCGCCTGCCCGGCAAAGTGCTGCGGCCGCTGCTTGGCCGACCCATGCTGCAGTGGGTAGTCGAGGCCGCGATGCGTTGTCCGCAACTGGACGAAGTCATCGTCGCCACCGATAACGAGCAGGTTGCCAAACTGTGCGAGAACAACGGCTGGCTCTGCCAGATGACTGATCCCGACCTGCCCAGCGGCACCGACCGGATGCGCGCCGTTGCCCTGCAGCGCGAGGCTGAGATCTACGTGAACATCCAGGGCGATGAGCCACTCCTGAAGCCCGAACACATCGACGCCCTGCTCCGTCCCTTCGCCCGCGGCCCGCAGGTCGAGTGCACGACCGTAAAAACCGCCTGCTCGCCGGAAAACATCACCAATCCCAACGCCGTAAAGGTCGTCAATGCCACCGACGGTCGGGCGCTCTATTTCAGCCGCGCCACCATCCCCTACGACCGCGACGCCCATATCGCCGGGGACCTCGCCAACGGCAAGGCCACCTACTGGAAACACCTCGGCCTCTACGCCTACCGCCGCCCCGCCCTGTTGCGGTTTGGAACGCTCGAGGCCAGCCCACTCGAGCAGACGGAGCGCCTGGAACAGCTGCGCCTGCTGGAAAACGGCCTGGCGTTGTACGTGGAAGCAGTTGATTTCGACACCGTCGGCGTGGATACCGAAGCGGATATTCCGCGGGTGGAGGCGCTGCTGCGGGAGCGCTTCGGGCGTTGA
- a CDS encoding S41 family peptidase has product MPKSLKISTLAVSAVLLLTMFLGANARRVRAAGQPQEGAYRQMQVYSEVLRHIQGDYVVDPNMGKVTDAALRGLLESLDSDSSYLTPEEYKAYKTRGEKPKAQIGLNVAKRFGYATVVSVVPGGPADKANLNDGDMIESIGDKSTRDLSLASVQMMLEGEKGTTVNLSVIRPRKSVPEKLTITRAEVTPSATGEVFYESGSILYIKPVTLDKEHVQQVESKLKNMGKTNTKKILLDLRDVSTGDNVEALRMANLFIKTGTLAMLEGQKVSKQTFTADAGKSVNATAPMVTLVNHGTAGAAELVAGALLDSKRSELVGEKTFGDGSQQRTFELPDGAALILSVAKYETPSGKKFQDDGLTPPVAVASAAEVATADEDDEDTGDGAASTATVNSSKPAVPVAKPSAQIDEQLNKALDLLKAKAT; this is encoded by the coding sequence ATGCCGAAATCGCTCAAAATCTCCACGCTTGCCGTCTCTGCTGTTTTGCTGCTGACCATGTTCCTGGGCGCCAACGCTCGCCGTGTGCGTGCAGCAGGCCAGCCACAGGAGGGTGCGTACCGGCAGATGCAGGTGTACAGCGAGGTGTTGCGGCACATCCAGGGCGACTATGTTGTCGACCCGAATATGGGAAAGGTAACGGACGCGGCGCTGCGCGGCCTGCTGGAGTCCCTGGATTCCGATTCAAGCTACCTGACGCCGGAAGAGTACAAGGCTTACAAGACTCGCGGGGAGAAGCCGAAAGCGCAGATTGGTTTGAACGTCGCCAAGCGATTTGGCTATGCGACCGTCGTCTCTGTTGTGCCGGGAGGCCCTGCCGACAAGGCGAACCTGAACGATGGCGACATGATCGAGTCGATTGGCGACAAGAGCACGCGCGACCTTTCGCTGGCGTCCGTCCAGATGATGCTTGAGGGCGAAAAGGGAACGACTGTGAACCTGTCGGTCATTCGTCCACGCAAATCGGTTCCGGAAAAGCTGACGATCACCCGTGCGGAGGTCACCCCTTCCGCTACTGGCGAGGTCTTCTATGAAAGCGGCAGCATCCTCTACATCAAGCCGGTCACGCTTGATAAGGAGCACGTTCAACAGGTTGAGTCGAAGCTGAAGAATATGGGCAAGACCAACACGAAGAAGATCCTGCTCGACCTGCGCGACGTCTCCACCGGCGACAACGTGGAAGCCCTGCGCATGGCGAACCTCTTCATTAAGACCGGCACGCTGGCCATGCTGGAAGGCCAGAAGGTTTCCAAGCAGACCTTCACCGCTGATGCGGGCAAGAGCGTCAATGCAACAGCCCCCATGGTGACGCTTGTGAACCACGGCACGGCTGGAGCGGCTGAACTGGTCGCTGGGGCTCTGCTGGATTCCAAGCGCAGCGAACTGGTGGGCGAAAAGACATTTGGCGATGGATCGCAGCAGCGGACCTTTGAGCTGCCGGACGGCGCTGCACTGATCCTTTCTGTGGCGAAGTACGAGACGCCCAGCGGCAAGAAGTTTCAGGATGACGGTCTGACGCCGCCGGTAGCAGTGGCCTCGGCTGCTGAGGTTGCCACCGCGGATGAGGACGACGAAGACACAGGCGACGGCGCAGCAAGCACCGCCACGGTGAACTCTTCGAAACCTGCCGTGCCAGTCGCAAAGCCGAGCGCGCAAATTGATGAGCAACTGAATAAGGCTCTGGATTTGCTCAAGGCCAAAGCCACGTAG
- a CDS encoding penicillin-binding protein 1A: MPSLFTRDDETARQRKPPFVERRVPYSRTWWARYFPTRAKARQGIFYGLLICSAIFGSLVGLTLVNTADLPQMEDLEHYHPATTTELLDIHGRSFGSFALERRVVVPYSEFPKVLHDAIISIEDKSFEKNAGINPFRVVGAAYVDLRSKGRRQGASTLTMQLARNLFLSMEQTYSRKIQEILLSIQIERHFTKPQIFALYANQIYLGSGVYGFEAGSEYYFSKKVHDLTLPEAALLAALPKGPTPYSPTRHPERALKRRNLVLSEMFSDGVITRSQYDEAKAAPLGLHIEPASNTVAPYFVEEVRRQLEQEYGADAVHGAGMKIYTTMDLDLQITANKAVMDGAAAYERRHGWKAKLSNVAATGADLETYAHPDWSTQTIENGAYFHALVTEATSRRVIVRIGKRYAEMTPADWAWTTMGNGDKLLQRGDIAYVRIEDATSGEKTMHASLQQDTGAQAAMMAVDNNNGEVLAMVGGRDFAVSQFNRATQAERQTGSSFKPYVYTAAIENLHTKPTDIIVDGPTSFYTPNGPYTPHNYEADYKGAMTIINAFAESRNIPALKLANQVGIRKVIEVAHRFGVTSNLPAFLPVAIGSAGISLQEQVGAYSVFPNDGILIKPHVIRRIVQADGLPLKQTTPQVKEVISVDTARTMMKLLEAVPQFGTAAAAGAILKHPLGGKTGTTNSYTDAWFIGFSPSVTTGTWIGFDDRKTLGDKETGAKAALPMWIDFMKVAIARTPVESFPTAAKKTLEVSESSADTPVVKKQPAATNDDSDEDDDPDNKPAAKAPAPIVRETPEAAPDAMPDDSAAGPAKPAPAAAPVKPAAKGYVPSPLGPYRPYTGTAPVTAPRTTTEPSRTPAPR, encoded by the coding sequence GTGCCATCCCTCTTCACTCGCGACGATGAAACGGCGCGGCAGCGCAAGCCGCCGTTCGTCGAACGCCGTGTGCCGTATTCCCGCACCTGGTGGGCTCGGTATTTTCCGACGCGTGCCAAGGCTCGGCAGGGGATCTTCTACGGCCTGCTGATCTGCTCGGCGATCTTCGGCAGTCTGGTGGGCCTCACGCTGGTCAACACGGCCGACCTGCCGCAGATGGAAGATCTGGAGCACTACCACCCGGCCACCACGACGGAACTGCTGGACATCCACGGTCGCAGCTTCGGTTCGTTCGCGCTCGAGCGGCGCGTGGTCGTACCGTACAGCGAATTCCCGAAGGTCTTGCATGACGCAATCATCTCGATCGAAGACAAGAGCTTCGAGAAGAATGCCGGGATCAACCCCTTCCGTGTGGTGGGTGCAGCGTACGTCGATCTGCGGTCGAAGGGCCGCCGCCAGGGCGCTTCGACGCTGACCATGCAGTTGGCGCGCAACCTTTTCCTGTCGATGGAACAGACGTACTCCCGCAAGATCCAGGAGATTCTGCTTTCCATCCAGATTGAACGCCACTTCACCAAGCCGCAGATTTTCGCGCTGTATGCGAATCAGATCTACCTGGGCAGCGGCGTGTACGGATTCGAGGCAGGCAGCGAGTACTACTTCTCGAAGAAAGTGCATGATCTGACGCTCCCAGAGGCAGCTCTACTGGCAGCATTGCCGAAGGGGCCAACGCCCTATTCGCCGACACGCCACCCGGAGCGTGCGCTAAAGCGCCGCAACCTTGTTCTGAGCGAAATGTTCAGCGACGGTGTCATCACGCGGTCACAGTATGACGAGGCGAAGGCAGCTCCGCTGGGCCTGCACATCGAGCCCGCCAGCAACACGGTAGCGCCATACTTCGTGGAAGAGGTTCGTCGCCAGCTGGAGCAGGAGTATGGTGCGGACGCGGTGCATGGCGCCGGCATGAAGATCTACACCACCATGGATCTTGACCTGCAGATCACCGCGAACAAGGCCGTGATGGACGGCGCTGCGGCGTACGAACGCCGTCATGGCTGGAAGGCAAAGCTGTCCAACGTTGCTGCGACTGGCGCGGACCTTGAGACCTACGCGCATCCGGATTGGTCGACGCAGACGATTGAGAACGGCGCGTATTTCCATGCGCTGGTCACGGAAGCGACGTCGCGCCGTGTCATCGTCCGCATTGGCAAGCGTTACGCAGAGATGACGCCTGCAGACTGGGCTTGGACGACCATGGGCAACGGCGACAAGCTGTTGCAGCGTGGTGACATCGCCTACGTGCGCATTGAAGATGCGACGTCCGGCGAGAAGACCATGCATGCGTCGCTGCAGCAGGATACCGGTGCCCAGGCGGCCATGATGGCCGTGGATAACAACAACGGTGAAGTGCTGGCGATGGTGGGCGGTCGTGACTTTGCGGTGTCGCAGTTCAACCGCGCCACGCAGGCGGAACGGCAGACCGGATCCAGCTTCAAGCCGTATGTGTACACCGCCGCCATTGAGAATCTGCATACGAAGCCGACGGACATCATCGTCGACGGGCCCACCAGCTTTTACACGCCGAACGGCCCCTACACGCCGCATAACTATGAGGCGGACTACAAGGGCGCGATGACGATCATCAATGCCTTTGCCGAATCACGGAACATCCCGGCGCTGAAGCTTGCGAATCAGGTTGGCATTCGAAAGGTGATCGAGGTTGCGCATCGCTTCGGTGTCACGTCGAACCTACCCGCGTTCCTGCCGGTAGCCATCGGATCGGCTGGTATCAGCTTGCAGGAGCAGGTTGGTGCCTACTCGGTCTTCCCGAACGACGGCATCCTGATCAAGCCGCATGTCATCCGCCGCATTGTGCAGGCGGACGGTCTGCCGTTGAAGCAGACGACGCCGCAGGTGAAGGAAGTGATCTCCGTCGACACCGCGCGAACCATGATGAAGCTGTTGGAGGCTGTTCCGCAGTTCGGTACGGCTGCCGCCGCCGGGGCAATTTTGAAACATCCGCTCGGCGGCAAGACAGGCACCACGAACAGCTATACCGACGCTTGGTTCATCGGCTTTTCGCCAAGCGTCACAACGGGGACCTGGATCGGCTTCGACGATCGTAAGACACTTGGCGACAAGGAGACGGGTGCAAAGGCTGCGCTGCCCATGTGGATCGATTTCATGAAGGTGGCGATTGCTCGCACACCGGTGGAAAGCTTCCCGACTGCGGCGAAGAAGACACTGGAAGTCAGCGAGTCCAGCGCAGACACACCCGTGGTGAAAAAGCAGCCTGCGGCCACGAATGACGACTCGGACGAGGATGATGATCCGGATAACAAGCCGGCGGCGAAGGCTCCCGCACCCATCGTGCGCGAAACGCCGGAGGCGGCGCCCGATGCGATGCCGGACGACTCGGCTGCCGGACCCGCGAAGCCAGCACCTGCGGCAGCACCCGTGAAGCCAGCGGCTAAGGGTTATGTGCCCTCTCCGTTGGGACCGTACCGGCCATACACGGGAACGGCACCTGTGACGGCACCCAGGACGACGACCGAACCATCCCGGACACCCGCCCCGCGATAG
- the ribF gene encoding riboflavin biosynthesis protein RibF: protein MIVFRSLAEVPADFGLTIVTIGNFDGVHCGHRTVISEVVARARAKGAKAVLVTLDPHPARVLRPESPLRLITPLPVKLELLKSTGLDAVLLLPFTQEFSRTSPRAFCETVLRDALHATEVHEGENFRFGYGAEADMHSLESLGAECCFTAHTFAPLTLGRQTVSSSRIRAVIAAGDMSAARHMLGRPFSVDSTPARGRGYGTQYAVPTINLAPYADLLPANGVYVTDLRVGTGASAVTFEGVTNIGNRPTFGEDSFAVETYLLRFHPIALDEATPLRMTFYKRLREERKWPSPEALKVQIGKDVARAERWFHLRRKLAKNPGAPPSRS from the coding sequence ATGATCGTCTTCCGCAGCCTGGCTGAAGTACCGGCAGATTTCGGGCTGACTATCGTGACCATCGGCAATTTCGATGGTGTGCATTGCGGCCACCGTACCGTGATCTCTGAGGTCGTCGCGCGGGCCCGCGCCAAGGGCGCAAAGGCCGTGCTGGTTACACTCGACCCGCATCCTGCACGCGTATTGCGGCCGGAATCTCCGCTGCGACTGATCACCCCGCTTCCCGTGAAGCTGGAACTGCTGAAGAGCACAGGTCTGGATGCCGTGCTGCTGCTGCCATTCACGCAGGAGTTCTCGCGCACCTCGCCGCGAGCGTTCTGCGAGACGGTACTTCGGGACGCTCTGCACGCGACCGAGGTGCATGAAGGGGAAAACTTCCGCTTCGGCTACGGCGCCGAGGCCGACATGCACTCGCTGGAATCACTGGGCGCTGAATGCTGCTTCACCGCCCACACGTTTGCGCCGCTCACATTAGGCAGGCAGACTGTCTCCTCCAGCCGCATTCGCGCGGTCATCGCCGCGGGCGATATGAGCGCGGCACGCCACATGCTGGGCCGGCCGTTTTCGGTGGATAGCACACCTGCGCGCGGTCGCGGCTATGGCACGCAGTACGCCGTGCCAACCATCAACCTGGCGCCTTATGCCGACCTGCTACCGGCGAATGGTGTCTACGTGACCGACCTGAGAGTCGGTACCGGCGCATCCGCTGTGACCTTCGAAGGAGTCACGAACATCGGCAATCGCCCGACGTTTGGAGAAGATTCCTTCGCGGTGGAGACGTATCTTCTGCGCTTCCATCCGATTGCATTGGACGAAGCCACTCCGCTGCGAATGACCTTCTACAAGCGTTTGCGCGAAGAGAGGAAATGGCCTTCGCCCGAAGCCCTGAAGGTCCAGATCGGCAAGGACGTAGCCCGCGCCGAACGCTGGTTTCACCTCCGCCGGAAGTTAGCTAAAAACCCGGGCGCCCCACCTTCGCGTAGCTAA
- a CDS encoding MBL fold metallo-hydrolase, which translates to MSASNTSSAELLFLGTGTSMGVPTLGCKCAVCRSSDPHNNRMRSSIALRFHDAVHDVQRTVLIDTGQEFRMQALRFAIDHLDAVLYTHGHADHILGFDDLRPLTFGHAANLPIYADDPTADILEHVFAYTFRKVNRYPTSARVDLHRLSSEPATTFDLFGSTFERIPVMHGHHIIAGYRFGNAAYLTDMSDLPEASYDRLRDLDIVVLDALRREPHPSHSHLDKSIAIAQRIGAKQTYFTHISHDLEHAATEAGLPDGIHMAYDGLQLNFDTAAGEMA; encoded by the coding sequence TTGTCCGCTAGCAACACAAGCAGTGCAGAACTCCTCTTCCTCGGTACGGGCACGTCTATGGGCGTGCCCACGCTGGGGTGCAAGTGCGCCGTCTGCCGCTCGTCCGACCCACACAACAACCGCATGCGGTCGTCCATTGCCCTGCGCTTTCACGACGCTGTGCATGATGTACAGCGCACTGTCCTGATCGACACCGGTCAGGAATTCCGCATGCAGGCTCTTCGCTTCGCTATAGACCACCTGGATGCCGTGCTGTATACGCATGGCCACGCCGACCACATTCTGGGCTTCGATGACCTGCGACCGTTGACCTTCGGTCACGCCGCCAATCTTCCGATCTATGCGGATGATCCCACGGCCGATATCCTGGAGCACGTCTTCGCGTACACGTTTCGCAAGGTGAATCGATATCCCACCAGCGCCCGCGTAGATCTGCACCGCCTGAGCTCAGAACCGGCTACGACGTTCGATCTCTTCGGATCGACCTTCGAGCGGATCCCCGTAATGCATGGTCATCACATCATCGCCGGGTATCGCTTCGGCAACGCGGCCTACCTGACCGATATGAGCGACCTGCCGGAGGCCAGCTACGACCGCCTGCGCGACCTCGACATCGTGGTGCTGGATGCCCTTCGACGCGAGCCGCATCCCAGCCATTCGCACCTGGACAAGAGCATCGCCATCGCGCAGCGCATCGGCGCGAAGCAGACATACTTCACGCATATCTCGCATGACCTGGAGCATGCCGCTACCGAGGCTGGATTGCCCGACGGCATCCACATGGCTTACGACGGTCTGCAATTGAACTTCGACACTGCGGCTGGAGAGATGGCATGA
- a CDS encoding DUF1844 domain-containing protein yields the protein MSEQEQNKPFVINDRRKFRMDGEPRETIAETPEPEPVAVVTEMPAPAPSTSEETAAPKHHNEPIPFNSAHSVTPVPDPAEEEQTVAADAAPGESELPPPPTEEEIQQVRLAYETTSERLETMIRSQNLGAEHPPAMDFTQFVQSLYMSAMMQLGAGTQQGQQARVDILGAKSTIDMLGIIAEKTGSNLTDVERRLIDAALFELRMGFLEITQLLARQAQAKQGAPAAGPSGAGGAGFGGGGFTGGGPRIVR from the coding sequence ATGTCAGAGCAGGAGCAAAACAAACCCTTCGTCATCAACGACCGCCGCAAGTTCCGTATGGATGGCGAGCCGCGCGAAACCATCGCCGAGACGCCTGAACCCGAGCCGGTCGCAGTCGTCACCGAGATGCCTGCGCCTGCCCCGTCAACTTCTGAGGAGACTGCAGCACCGAAGCATCACAATGAGCCGATTCCCTTCAACAGCGCACACTCCGTGACACCGGTGCCTGACCCTGCTGAAGAAGAACAGACCGTCGCCGCAGACGCAGCGCCCGGTGAGTCAGAGCTGCCACCCCCTCCGACCGAGGAGGAGATTCAGCAGGTGCGACTGGCCTATGAGACGACCTCCGAACGTTTGGAGACCATGATCCGCTCGCAGAACCTGGGTGCCGAGCATCCGCCGGCGATGGACTTCACCCAGTTTGTTCAGTCGCTCTACATGTCGGCCATGATGCAGCTTGGCGCCGGTACGCAGCAGGGTCAGCAGGCGCGCGTGGATATTCTGGGCGCCAAGAGCACCATCGACATGCTCGGCATCATCGCGGAAAAGACCGGCAGTAACCTGACCGATGTGGAGCGTCGGCTGATCGACGCAGCCCTGTTCGAACTGCGAATGGGCTTCCTCGAGATCACGCAACTGCTCGCACGCCAGGCGCAGGCCAAGCAAGGCGCACCAGCAGCGGGTCCCTCAGGCGCCGGCGGCGCTGGTTTCGGCGGTGGCGGATTCACCGGCGGCGGTCCACGGATTGTCCGCTAG